Proteins co-encoded in one Oreochromis aureus strain Israel breed Guangdong linkage group 3, ZZ_aureus, whole genome shotgun sequence genomic window:
- the LOC120434326 gene encoding zinc finger protein 2 homolog codes for KTFSCDECGKDFTRAGSLKRHQLIHSGVKPYSCDECGKDFTRAGSLKAHQLIHSGVKPYSCDECGKYFTEAGDLKRHQVIHSGVKPYSCELCGKSFTRADSLKTHQLIHSGVKPYSCDLCGKSFTRAESLKTHQLIHSVVKPYSCDLCGKSFTRADSLKTHQLIHSGVKPYSCDLCGKSFTRADSLKTHQLIHSGFKPYSCDLCGKSFTWAQNLKTHQLIHSGVKPYSCDLCGKSFTRAGDLKKHQLIHSGVKPYSCDLCGKSFTQAKNLKMHQLIHSGVKPYSCDLCGKSFTQGGNLNAHRLIHSGFKPYSCDLCGKSFTESGHLKRHQLIHSGVKRYSCDLCGKSFTESGHLKRHQLIHSGVKPYSCDLCGKSFTEVCSRHFASDQLIEPTTLDGRRQLIKGAVPTLFEWNGFKGEPPRRSVWERTEQCLELVPADDQEEHSLTRDHDYCSVPEPSALDISASAAEDLSKDVETLRKEIQELRVQREFGLQRFAGSDTDIRFYTRFPSYDHLMAFWFLIEPCIYKMIRVSRAKSAANRNEEVLTPARTSTRQLLQPIDEFFLFLVFLSVGLKERDLAHRFNIHQSTVSCIIATWTNFLATALGSQCIWLTREEVQAYLPEEFKDFSDTQMILDCTELRCQTPSSPLLQSETYSSYKSHCTMKALVGIAPHGPVTFISNLYAGSVSDKELFKQSGIAEKLTEDMAVMVDKGFLITDCCKCKVYCPPFLSKQKQMPA; via the exons aaaaccttcagctgtgatgagtgtgggaaagattttacccgggctggaagcttaaaaagacaccaactcatccacagtggagttaaaccttacagctgtgatgagtgtgggaaggattttacccgggctggaagcttaaaagcacatcaactcatccacagtggagttaaaccttacagctgtgatgagtgtggaaagTATTTTACCGaggctggagacttaaaaagacaccaagtcatccacagtggagttaaaccttacagctgtgagttgtgtggaaagtcttttacccgggctgacagcttaaaaacacaccaactcatccacagtggagttaaaccttacagctgtgacttgtgtggaaagtcttttacccgggctgaaagcttaaaaacacaccaactcatccacagtgtagttaaaccttacagctgtgacttgtgtggaaagtcttttacccgggctgacagcttaaaaacacaccaactcatccacagtggagttaaaccttacagctgtgacttgtgtggaaagtcttttacccgggctgacagcttaaaaacacaccaactcatccacagtggatttaaaccttacagctgtgacttgtgtggaaagtcttttacctgggctcaaaacttaaaaacacaccaactcatccacagtggagttaaaccttacagctgtgacttgtgtggaaagtcttttacccgggctggagacttaaaaaaacaccaactcatccacagcggagttaaaccttacagctgtgacttgtgtggaaagtcttttacccaggctaaaaacttaaaaatgcaccaactcatccacagcggagttaaaccttacagctgtgacttgtgtggaaagtcttttacccagggtGGAAATTTAAATGCACATCGACTCATCCAtagtggatttaaaccttacagctgtgacttgtgtggaaagtcttttaccgagtctggacacttaaaaagacaccaactcatccacagtggagttaaacgttacagctgtgacttgtgtggaaagtcttttaccgagtCTGGACACTtgaaaagacaccaactcatccacagtggagttaaaccttacagctgtgacttgtgtggaaagtcttttaccga GGTCTGCAGCAGACACTTTGCCAGTGATCAACTCATAGAGCCAACAACCCTTGATGGTCGAAGGCAGCTTATTAAAGGTGCTGTACCAACACTTTTTGAGTGGAATGGCTTTAAAGGTGAACCACCGCGGCGTAGTGTTTGGGAGAGAACGGAGCAATGCCTTGAACTAGTTCCTGCTGACGATCAAGAAGAGCACAGTCTTACAAGAGATCATGACTACTGCTCAGTCCCTGAGCCGTCTGCATTGGACATATCTGCATCAGCTGCAGAAGACCTGTCCAAAGACGTGGAGACTCTGAGGAAGGAAATACAGGAGTTACGTGTCCAGCGAGAATTTGGGTTACAGCGTTTTGCTGGCTCCGACACTGACATCCGATTCTATACCAG ATTTCCAAGCTATGATCATTTGATGGCATTTTGGTTTTTGATTGAGCCTTGCATCTATAAAATGATCCGGGTTTCAAGAGCCAAGTCAGCTGCCAATAGGAACGAAGAAGTGTTGACACCTGCACGCACATCAACG AGGCAGCTGCTACAGCCAATTGACGAGTTCTTTCTTTTCCTGGTTTTCCTGTCAGTTGGTTTGAAGGAGAGGGACCTGGCACACCGATTTAACATACACCAGTCCACAGTGAGCTGCATTATTGCAACATGGACAAATTTTCTTGCCACTGCACTGGGGTCTCAATGCATCTGGCTTACACGTGAAGAAGTGCAAGCTTACCTCCCTGAGGAATTCAAAGATTTCTCAGACACCCAGATGATCCTTGACTGTACAGAGCTGAGGTGTCAGACACCATCCTCACCACTTCTCCAGAGTGAAACGTATTCTTCGTACAAATCCCACTGTACGATGAAAGCCCTGGTTGGCATAGCTCCACATGGTCCAGTGACATTCATCTCTAATCTGTATGCTGGTTCGGTTAGTGACAAGGAACTATTCAAACAATCAGGCATTGCTGAGAAGTTGACTGAAGACATGGCAGTGATGGTAGATAAGGGCTTCCTAATCACCGATTGTTGTAAATGCAAAGTGTACTGCCCACCTTTTCTATCTAAGCAGAAGCAGATGCCAGCATAA